One window of the Zea mays cultivar B73 chromosome 3, Zm-B73-REFERENCE-NAM-5.0, whole genome shotgun sequence genome contains the following:
- the LOC100282487 gene encoding uncharacterized LOC100282487: protein MGAGDGEVAASKDKASGGGAERTSLDGVRDKNVMQLKKLNTALFPVRYNEKYYQDAIASKDFSKLAYFSDICVGAIACRLEKKEGGAVRVYIMTLGVLAPYRGLGIGTKLLNHVFDLSAKQNISEIYLHVQTNNDDAIAFYKKFGFEITQTIHNYYMNITPPDCYVLMKFIGQAATKK from the exons ATGGGAGCGGGGGACGGTGAGGTCGCTGCGAGCAAAGACAAGgccagcggcggcggcgccgagCGGACGTCGCTGGACGGCGTGCGGGATAAGAACGTGATGCAGCTTAAGAAGCTTAATACGGCGCTATTCCCTGTCCGCTACAATGAAAAATACTACCAGGACGCCATCGCCTCCAAGGATTTCTCCAAACTAG CATACTTTAGCGATATTTGTGTTGGTGCGATAGCTTGTCGCCTggagaagaaggaaggaggagcagtccgagtttaTATCATGACCTTGGGTGTACTGGCACCGTATCGGGGTCTTGGTATTG GGACAAAGCTGCTGAATCATGTGTTCGATCTCTCAGCAAAGCAAAACATCTCCGAGATATACTTGCATGTTCAGACCAACAACGATGATGCAATTGCTTTCTACAAGAAGTTTGGGTTCGAGATAACACAGACAATACATAACTACTACATGAACATAACGCCACCGGATTGCTACGTTCTTATGAAATTCATTGGCCAGGCTGCTACAAAGAAATGA